The Maridesulfovibrio zosterae DSM 11974 genome contains a region encoding:
- the yihA gene encoding ribosome biogenesis GTP-binding protein YihA/YsxC, which translates to MNNTLTLINTIYEINQLEQFAAPQIILAGRSNVGKSSLINCLANRKKLAKISATPGKTRSLNFFEVDPHGYYIVDLPGYGYARCSKAERAKWGKLIDQYMAGNSYIAAAAVLLDSRLTPQKNDIEMISYFKHCNIPILPIMTKSDKTKQKERSKIQNQWEDILKVKPLCVSSKSGMNRTKLWKLLDTTAMPELIDFYTAEQEKQKQE; encoded by the coding sequence ATGAATAATACACTTACGTTAATTAATACAATCTATGAGATCAATCAGCTGGAGCAGTTTGCCGCACCGCAAATCATTTTGGCCGGACGCTCCAACGTTGGTAAATCATCGCTGATAAACTGTCTTGCAAATAGAAAAAAACTTGCAAAAATAAGTGCTACTCCCGGTAAAACCAGGAGTCTGAATTTTTTCGAGGTAGATCCGCACGGCTATTACATTGTTGACCTGCCCGGTTACGGGTATGCCCGCTGCTCTAAAGCTGAACGAGCCAAATGGGGCAAACTCATAGACCAATATATGGCCGGTAACTCTTATATTGCCGCAGCCGCAGTTCTTCTGGACAGCCGTCTTACCCCGCAAAAAAATGATATTGAAATGATTTCATATTTTAAACATTGCAATATTCCAATTCTGCCTATCATGACTAAGTCTGACAAGACAAAGCAAAAAGAGCGGTCAAAAATTCAAAATCAGTGGGAAGATATATTAAAAGTCAAACCGCTGTGTGTCTCAAGTAAAAGCGGCATGAACCGCACTAAACTTTGGAAATTGCTTGATACAACCGCCATGCCGGAACTGATTGATTTCTATACCGCTGAGCAGGAAAAGCAAAAACAAGAATAA
- a CDS encoding LptF/LptG family permease translates to MIKRLLPGHLSGYVLKQNLFLMCVTLGVGTGIYLLSDLFDRLDDFIEAGLGFGTILRYFIVKMPLIFSQILPAVFLISMIIQLCVMARSKEMLALRTGGLSLAWFLRFFVIYAIIWSLGQLLFSQVIGVYGEQEAFRIWKEDVRKSQLDKRVLHNIWLKEGNFVVEAKEVMPFANKAKGITVYEFADDNSGIERVITSDSAEVSSKYGWKLENAVELSPNRFASRKHPIFTMPINLDLEVFKVVDPGIDPAQLPMWQLDKVIKQLDKSGSNVDRLVTAWHSKWAYAFSLLSMALVSLALVTFSENIYLNIGLGLALTFAYYALFMVGASAGDSGLLPPVIAAWFGNIVINTLALVRIGWVLIPESFGKYYTMLKARNLN, encoded by the coding sequence ATGATCAAAAGACTTCTTCCCGGGCATCTTTCAGGATATGTGCTGAAACAGAATCTGTTTCTGATGTGTGTTACACTCGGTGTTGGAACCGGTATCTATTTGCTTTCCGATCTGTTTGACCGTCTTGATGATTTTATTGAGGCTGGACTCGGTTTCGGTACTATTCTGCGTTATTTTATAGTGAAAATGCCGTTGATATTTTCACAGATTCTGCCCGCAGTCTTTTTGATATCCATGATCATTCAGCTTTGCGTAATGGCACGCAGCAAAGAAATGCTGGCTCTTAGAACCGGAGGTCTTTCACTTGCCTGGTTTTTGAGATTTTTCGTGATTTACGCAATTATCTGGTCTTTAGGCCAACTTCTTTTTTCACAGGTTATCGGAGTTTATGGAGAGCAGGAAGCTTTTCGTATTTGGAAAGAAGATGTGCGAAAAAGCCAGCTGGACAAAAGAGTTCTGCACAATATCTGGCTTAAAGAAGGTAATTTTGTTGTTGAAGCAAAAGAGGTAATGCCTTTTGCCAACAAGGCCAAAGGTATAACTGTTTATGAATTTGCGGATGATAACAGTGGAATAGAAAGAGTTATTACTTCTGACAGTGCAGAGGTGAGCAGCAAGTATGGTTGGAAATTGGAAAATGCGGTAGAGCTTAGCCCAAACCGGTTTGCGTCGCGAAAACATCCTATTTTCACTATGCCGATCAACCTTGATTTAGAGGTTTTCAAAGTCGTTGACCCCGGGATTGATCCTGCCCAGCTACCTATGTGGCAACTTGATAAGGTTATTAAACAATTGGATAAATCAGGTTCAAATGTTGATCGGCTGGTTACTGCATGGCATTCAAAATGGGCCTATGCTTTTTCTCTGTTATCTATGGCCTTAGTCTCTCTTGCGCTGGTGACTTTTTCAGAGAATATCTATCTTAATATAGGTTTAGGACTGGCTCTTACATTTGCATACTATGCTCTGTTTATGGTTGGTGCATCAGCCGGAGATTCAGGTCTTCTGCCGCCTGTTATTGCGGCATGGTTTGGAAATATAGTGATCAACACTCTGGCCTTAGTCCGGATAGGGTGGGTTTTAATTCCTGAATCATTCGGCAAATATTACACAATGTTGAAGGCAAGAAATTTGAACTGA
- the lptF gene encoding LPS export ABC transporter permease LptF, translated as MKLLHRNIFKELISIFTLSISGFMGLILIGRLLQFRDLFMGQSIGILDMAKLFAYLCPFFLLILTPIATMLSIFLVFLRMNADNEITALKSGGLSLYKLLPAPIIFCLLCTGADIFFSLYGLSWGTENFRNSLMEFARTQSQLALKPGVFNKDFPGLVFYAETVDDEKGTMSSVFVRDSTRKGMRATIVAPLGEILTDPARGRLLIHLENGRIYQQENEQLSVLKFKNYDVRIPLANILKGYDVAELRPKEMSWEKLVRISRAGDRAGDIDKTFLRKAQVEVQKRLALPVACLVLGMFAMPIACLFRGLKQQYGLLISMGLFLVYYTMLSLGVTFGESGVLTPVIGLWAPNVTFAIISIVLLKMAVMEHSFSFRLSFLKRFRRKEA; from the coding sequence TTGAAGCTTCTTCATCGTAATATTTTTAAAGAACTTATCTCCATTTTTACCTTGAGTATTTCCGGGTTTATGGGCCTTATCCTTATAGGGCGCCTTTTGCAGTTCAGAGATCTTTTTATGGGGCAAAGCATTGGCATTTTAGATATGGCCAAGCTTTTCGCGTATTTGTGTCCTTTTTTTCTGCTTATTCTCACTCCTATTGCAACAATGTTGTCCATTTTTCTGGTTTTTTTGCGGATGAATGCTGATAACGAAATTACTGCGCTCAAATCAGGCGGACTCAGTCTTTATAAGCTGCTTCCTGCGCCGATAATTTTCTGTTTGCTTTGTACCGGTGCTGATATTTTCTTTTCTCTTTATGGTTTGTCGTGGGGAACTGAAAATTTCCGTAATTCATTAATGGAGTTTGCCCGTACACAAAGCCAGCTTGCTCTTAAACCCGGAGTATTTAACAAAGATTTTCCCGGATTAGTTTTTTATGCTGAAACTGTTGATGACGAAAAGGGGACTATGAGTTCAGTTTTTGTCAGGGACAGCACTCGCAAAGGAATGAGAGCCACAATTGTTGCCCCACTGGGAGAGATTCTTACTGATCCTGCCCGTGGACGTCTGCTTATCCATCTTGAAAATGGACGAATTTATCAGCAGGAAAATGAACAATTAAGTGTACTTAAATTTAAAAATTACGATGTAAGAATACCTTTGGCAAATATTTTGAAAGGTTATGACGTAGCCGAGTTACGTCCAAAAGAAATGTCGTGGGAGAAGCTTGTCCGTATCAGTCGGGCAGGAGACAGAGCCGGGGATATAGATAAGACTTTTCTCCGAAAAGCTCAGGTTGAGGTTCAAAAAAGATTGGCATTACCTGTTGCATGTCTGGTACTTGGCATGTTTGCCATGCCGATTGCCTGTCTTTTCAGGGGGTTGAAACAACAGTACGGCCTGCTTATTTCGATGGGGCTGTTTCTTGTGTATTATACGATGCTTTCTCTCGGCGTAACCTTCGGGGAAAGTGGGGTGCTGACACCTGTAATAGGACTTTGGGCGCCTAACGTTACTTTTGCCATTATTTCAATAGTGTTGTTGAAGATGGCTGTCATGGAGCATTCATTTAGTTTCAGACTGTCTTTTCTTAAAAGATTCAGGAGGAAGGAAGCATGA
- a CDS encoding undecaprenyl-diphosphate phosphatase, translating into MTSIFTAAILGIVEGLTEFLPVSSTGHLIITGNLLGFTGEKAATFEVAIQLGAILAVVVLYWPRFWGLIVPSQGQRFSGIRGLYLLFLTSLPASVLGLLTHHYIKEYLFNPYTVAWALGVGAIMILIVEKKDLRPSCFTLDEVTPKLALGIGLFQCLALWPGFSRSAATIMGGMLLGAKRKVAAEYSFIAAVPIMFAATGYDMLKSYQLFSSADIPFLAVGFAVSFLSAWAAVKCFIYLLGKLTLKPFAYYRLVLSPLIIFFWS; encoded by the coding sequence ATGACATCGATATTTACAGCCGCAATTCTAGGCATTGTCGAAGGGTTAACAGAATTTTTACCTGTCTCAAGCACCGGCCATCTCATTATCACAGGCAATCTGCTGGGTTTTACCGGTGAGAAAGCCGCGACTTTCGAAGTGGCAATACAGCTCGGAGCAATCTTAGCTGTGGTAGTTCTGTACTGGCCCCGCTTCTGGGGACTGATTGTTCCAAGTCAAGGACAGCGTTTTTCAGGCATCAGAGGTTTATACCTATTGTTTCTTACAAGTTTACCCGCTTCTGTCCTAGGACTTTTAACGCACCATTATATTAAAGAATATTTATTTAATCCTTACACGGTAGCATGGGCATTGGGTGTCGGGGCCATCATGATTTTAATTGTAGAAAAAAAGGACCTGCGCCCTTCCTGTTTTACGCTGGATGAAGTTACTCCCAAACTTGCTTTGGGAATAGGTTTATTCCAATGCCTTGCTCTATGGCCTGGATTTTCACGGTCGGCAGCCACAATTATGGGTGGTATGCTGCTTGGTGCAAAACGTAAAGTAGCAGCTGAATATTCATTTATTGCGGCTGTCCCAATAATGTTTGCGGCAACTGGTTACGATATGCTTAAAAGCTATCAGCTCTTCAGTTCAGCGGATATACCTTTTCTTGCTGTTGGATTTGCAGTATCATTTTTATCTGCATGGGCAGCTGTAAAATGTTTTATATATCTGCTTGGCAAATTAACCCTGAAACCATTTGCATATTATCGTCTAGTACTTTCACCGCTTATCATTTTCTTTTGGAGCTAG
- a CDS encoding DUF4198 domain-containing protein, with product MRKLRIVLLSAIMLLAFSSLAFAHFGMLIPNDSIILPAKKFTQFQLSFSHPFELAGMNLVKPKKFSVFYDGKESNLLPSLKKAQVMGHESFTAEYKFKRPGMYTFFMEPTPYPEPAEDNYIIHYTKTIVSAFNEGEDWNTPLGVKTEIVPLTRPWGNYAGNVFQGVVMLDGKPAPFSRVEVELYNKDSKFKAPYECMVTQEVMCDQNGVFTFACPKAGWWGFAALNTADYKIKGKEVELGAVLWIEMLPYETK from the coding sequence ATGCGGAAATTGCGTATTGTTTTATTATCAGCCATAATGCTTCTAGCATTCAGCAGTCTTGCTTTTGCACACTTTGGAATGCTTATCCCAAATGATTCAATCATCTTACCTGCAAAGAAATTTACACAGTTTCAACTATCATTCTCACATCCATTTGAATTGGCCGGAATGAATTTAGTTAAACCTAAAAAATTCAGTGTATTTTATGATGGCAAAGAATCTAACCTGCTCCCTTCTTTAAAAAAAGCTCAGGTAATGGGGCATGAATCTTTTACCGCAGAATACAAGTTCAAACGTCCGGGTATGTACACATTTTTCATGGAACCGACTCCTTACCCGGAACCAGCAGAAGATAACTATATCATTCACTACACTAAAACTATTGTCTCAGCTTTTAATGAAGGCGAAGACTGGAATACTCCTCTTGGCGTAAAAACTGAGATTGTACCACTGACACGTCCATGGGGTAACTATGCTGGAAATGTTTTTCAGGGCGTAGTTATGCTTGACGGAAAACCTGCTCCTTTCTCCAGAGTTGAAGTTGAACTTTATAACAAAGATTCTAAATTCAAAGCTCCATACGAATGCATGGTAACTCAGGAAGTTATGTGTGATCAAAATGGAGTATTCACCTTTGCATGTCCTAAGGCTGGCTGGTGGGGATTTGCAGCTCTGAACACTGCTGACTATAAGATCAAAGGTAAAGAGGTCGAACTTGGTGCTGTATTATGGATAGAAATGCTGCCATACGAGACTAAGTAA
- a CDS encoding response regulator encodes MHNPQVLIVDDSKTIRSVICSQLKKHSIDVTEACNGVQGLKYTRENHYDLVITDVTMPGIDGYQLCTEIKNNPLTQSTPVIILSCNDKNEHIEKGFEVGAAAYIVKNKAQKDLLPYIKEILSRSKILRDRLILVVDDSKYIKKVVESGLSAAGFKVVTASDGIEGYKLAQELVPDLILSDINMPRRDGVQLCEKVQHDSELSHIPFVIMSSGGDRRTMRELLHKGAAAFLVKPFNIDQLVITAEKLLSDHFQIILHQRELFKKERTLLMGSITSLIQALEARDSYTRGHSDTVSNISVQIAKELSLPENDVERIEFAARLHDLGKIGIRDDILLKNGPLTDPEFDTIKQHPVLGAEILRPIPSMEDIIPAVLHHHEKMNGKGYPHGLRGQEIPLWARIITIADVYDALTANRPYKKAFTHEATMEFINSKSPSELCPECAKAFQAIMKSHKPRLMN; translated from the coding sequence ATGCATAACCCTCAGGTTTTGATTGTTGACGATAGTAAGACAATCCGCTCTGTTATATGTTCACAGTTAAAAAAACATTCAATTGATGTCACTGAAGCATGTAATGGAGTGCAAGGATTAAAGTACACCCGAGAGAACCATTATGATTTGGTTATTACTGACGTAACCATGCCCGGAATTGACGGGTACCAACTCTGTACTGAAATAAAAAACAATCCCCTCACGCAATCCACTCCAGTCATTATACTTTCCTGCAACGATAAAAACGAGCATATTGAAAAAGGCTTTGAAGTCGGAGCTGCAGCATATATTGTTAAAAACAAGGCTCAGAAAGACCTTCTCCCATACATTAAAGAAATTTTATCACGATCCAAAATTCTGCGTGACAGATTAATACTTGTTGTTGACGACTCAAAATATATCAAAAAAGTTGTTGAATCAGGTCTCTCTGCTGCCGGATTTAAGGTTGTAACCGCTTCGGATGGAATTGAAGGCTATAAACTTGCTCAAGAATTGGTCCCGGATCTCATACTGTCAGATATCAATATGCCCAGACGTGATGGAGTTCAATTATGTGAAAAGGTTCAGCACGACTCAGAACTTTCGCATATACCATTTGTTATAATGAGTTCTGGCGGTGACCGCAGAACAATGCGTGAGCTGCTTCATAAAGGTGCTGCAGCTTTTCTGGTCAAGCCCTTTAATATCGATCAGCTCGTGATTACCGCTGAGAAACTGCTTAGCGACCATTTCCAAATAATTCTGCACCAACGTGAACTTTTCAAAAAAGAACGGACCCTGCTGATGGGAAGCATAACAAGCCTCATTCAGGCTCTGGAAGCACGGGATTCATATACACGCGGTCACTCTGATACGGTTTCCAATATCTCCGTTCAAATTGCAAAAGAACTGTCATTGCCTGAAAATGATGTAGAAAGAATTGAGTTTGCCGCAAGGCTCCATGATTTGGGTAAAATAGGTATCCGTGATGATATCCTGTTGAAAAACGGCCCCTTAACAGACCCTGAATTCGATACTATCAAACAGCATCCAGTGCTGGGAGCAGAAATATTACGCCCGATTCCAAGTATGGAAGACATTATTCCAGCGGTACTGCATCACCACGAAAAGATGAATGGGAAAGGTTACCCCCACGGACTTAGAGGTCAAGAAATTCCACTATGGGCCAGAATTATAACAATTGCCGATGTATATGATGCATTAACAGCTAATCGTCCCTATAAGAAAGCTTTTACACATGAAGCTACTATGGAATTCATTAACTCGAAATCTCCTTCAGAACTATGTCCGGAATGTGCAAAGGCTTTTCAGGCAATTATGAAAAGCCATAAACCAAGACTAATGAACTGA
- a CDS encoding tyrosine-type recombinase/integrase yields MALTVKQIQAAKPKKKLYRLGDSNGLCLEVTPSGTKLWRYRYRFNGKEKMMAIGSFPATSLKEARDKRDEQRKILERGINPSEYKKDQRAAVSGENEFESIAREWHTKFKNTWTAGHAQTIIKRLELNCFPWIGKMVVSEIEPPDILKVLRRIESRGALETAHRVRSILGQVLRYAVATGRATRDATSDLKGALPPVKHKHMATITDPKEIGPLLNNIDEYQGSTMTKCALQLAPLVFVRPGELRHGEWDEIDLDTAEWRIPAGKMKARRPHIVPLSRQALEVLFELKPLTGDGKYLFPSIRSKLYPMSENTVNGALRRLGYTKEELTGHGFRSMASTNLNENGWKPDVIERQLAHVEGNSVRAAYNHADYLPERRKMMQWWADYLDALKNGEEIPNAND; encoded by the coding sequence ATGGCTCTTACCGTAAAGCAGATTCAAGCCGCAAAACCCAAAAAGAAATTGTACCGCCTTGGGGATTCAAACGGGCTGTGTCTTGAAGTCACCCCCTCGGGCACAAAGTTATGGAGATACCGATATCGTTTTAACGGCAAAGAAAAAATGATGGCCATAGGCTCATTCCCTGCGACTAGCCTCAAAGAAGCACGAGATAAGCGAGATGAACAACGTAAAATTCTAGAACGTGGTATAAACCCCTCCGAATACAAAAAAGATCAACGGGCCGCAGTAAGTGGGGAAAATGAATTTGAATCAATTGCCCGCGAATGGCACACAAAATTCAAAAACACTTGGACCGCAGGACACGCCCAAACAATTATCAAACGTCTTGAACTGAACTGTTTCCCTTGGATCGGGAAAATGGTTGTCAGTGAAATTGAACCGCCGGATATCTTAAAAGTTCTCAGAAGAATTGAAAGCCGGGGTGCGCTTGAAACAGCCCACCGTGTGCGCAGCATTCTCGGACAAGTTTTACGCTATGCCGTAGCCACCGGCCGCGCCACCCGTGACGCTACTTCAGATCTTAAAGGTGCTCTTCCGCCAGTAAAGCACAAACACATGGCGACAATAACCGATCCCAAAGAGATCGGCCCACTGCTCAACAATATTGACGAATACCAAGGTAGCACGATGACTAAATGCGCCTTACAACTAGCACCTTTAGTTTTTGTCCGCCCTGGAGAACTCCGACACGGAGAGTGGGATGAAATTGATCTTGATACGGCTGAATGGAGAATCCCAGCAGGAAAAATGAAAGCCCGTCGTCCTCACATTGTGCCACTTTCCCGCCAAGCTCTGGAAGTGCTCTTCGAATTGAAACCGCTTACAGGTGACGGGAAATACTTATTCCCAAGCATTCGCAGCAAACTATACCCCATGAGTGAAAACACCGTTAATGGTGCCCTTCGCCGCCTTGGCTACACCAAAGAAGAACTCACAGGACACGGTTTCCGCTCCATGGCTTCAACCAACCTTAATGAAAACGGGTGGAAGCCAGACGTGATTGAAAGACAGCTTGCTCACGTTGAAGGCAACAGCGTGCGTGCAGCATACAACCATGCCGATTATCTACCGGAACGGCGCAAGATGATGCAATGGTGGGCTGATTATTTAGATGCCTTAAAGAATGGAGAGGAGATACCAAATGCCAATGACTAA
- a CDS encoding helix-turn-helix transcriptional regulator: MTTESNKTSYHLPNTGFVRLVDVLKVIPVSKTTWWKGIQTGRFPKPVKLTERTTAWRVCDIRRLIDELPNQSEA; this comes from the coding sequence ATGACAACCGAATCAAACAAGACTTCATACCACCTGCCTAATACGGGCTTTGTGAGACTTGTAGATGTCCTGAAGGTCATCCCGGTATCTAAAACAACTTGGTGGAAAGGTATTCAGACCGGCAGATTCCCGAAGCCGGTCAAACTGACTGAACGCACAACAGCATGGCGTGTTTGTGATATTCGCAGACTGATTGATGAACTCCCAAATCAGAGCGAAGCCTAA
- a CDS encoding DUF3987 domain-containing protein, with amino-acid sequence MNSQIRAKPNMSNMASMAFEGSNLLPSPTSFPLGVLPASVEDSLSVAASAFTVPFAVPAVTFLAVIGAAVGRTRGLEVKPSWITHPNLYWGLVARSGMGKSPCSNAILKPIHEQENAAFKEHKRELEAYELELREWQSSFARAQRKNDTLPDKPIYPTWEQIYVEDSTTQAVGSILSNNPRGILWYRDELSGLLADLGRYDNKGSDGGDKARLLSAYDCGAWKVSRSTKDALHIPHACVSIFGTVQPDLLPSLFKHKDTVSGFLPRFLFIRCEQEAPPLWTSESFDGEPADHIHGFIHQALDLNFGPENSPEIIKLSDASKHKVKDWYDNQVLSHWYQPELEQFESLAPKLRGAFFKICLIIHMLDCWSTGKSEMSPVHYESIQRTIVLMEWLQEQQRQVWTLLSAGNKFQEASAIERRVAQAIVALSKELNQAMLPTSRIVEFLNHELPESFHIKPDAVGKTYKKLGIETGRSSKERGAKLTPEIIETLSRYFPVEKGVIGVTDVTGANKSSEFQGDNQVTSKVTPIFQVSSGVTTKNGYENKDLQQE; translated from the coding sequence ATGAACTCCCAAATCAGAGCGAAGCCTAACATGTCTAATATGGCGTCCATGGCTTTTGAGGGGAGTAACCTGCTCCCCTCGCCAACCTCTTTCCCTCTAGGAGTTCTTCCGGCCAGTGTTGAAGACTCTCTATCTGTAGCAGCTTCAGCTTTTACGGTTCCCTTTGCTGTTCCTGCCGTAACCTTTCTTGCTGTGATCGGTGCAGCAGTCGGAAGAACCAGAGGCCTTGAAGTTAAACCAAGCTGGATCACACACCCGAATCTCTATTGGGGACTGGTGGCGCGGTCGGGCATGGGTAAAAGTCCGTGCTCAAATGCCATATTAAAACCAATTCATGAGCAAGAGAATGCTGCATTTAAAGAGCATAAGCGAGAGTTAGAGGCATACGAGCTGGAATTAAGGGAATGGCAAAGCTCTTTTGCTCGCGCTCAGCGAAAGAACGACACTCTTCCAGACAAGCCCATCTACCCTACTTGGGAGCAAATTTACGTTGAGGACAGTACCACGCAAGCCGTTGGTTCAATTCTGTCCAATAATCCCCGTGGCATTCTCTGGTACCGTGATGAACTTTCCGGCCTGCTGGCCGATCTGGGACGTTACGACAACAAAGGCAGTGACGGAGGAGACAAAGCCCGTCTGCTTTCTGCATACGATTGTGGCGCATGGAAAGTCTCCCGCAGCACTAAGGACGCCCTTCATATACCGCACGCCTGCGTTTCTATCTTTGGAACAGTCCAGCCAGATCTACTTCCGTCACTCTTCAAGCACAAAGATACTGTTTCCGGCTTTCTGCCCCGCTTCCTTTTCATTCGTTGTGAGCAAGAAGCTCCGCCTTTATGGACATCCGAAAGTTTTGATGGAGAACCAGCTGACCATATCCATGGATTTATTCATCAGGCACTGGACTTGAATTTTGGCCCGGAAAACTCCCCTGAAATAATCAAGCTCTCCGATGCATCCAAACACAAAGTCAAAGACTGGTACGACAATCAGGTTCTGTCTCACTGGTATCAACCGGAACTTGAGCAGTTCGAGTCTCTTGCACCCAAATTACGCGGTGCATTCTTCAAAATCTGCCTGATTATTCACATGTTGGACTGCTGGAGCACTGGCAAATCTGAGATGAGCCCTGTTCATTATGAATCAATTCAGCGAACCATTGTTTTAATGGAATGGCTTCAGGAACAGCAAAGACAAGTCTGGACCTTACTTTCTGCCGGAAACAAATTTCAGGAAGCTTCAGCCATTGAACGAAGAGTTGCGCAAGCAATTGTTGCACTTTCCAAAGAGCTAAATCAGGCTATGCTTCCCACCTCACGTATTGTTGAATTCCTTAATCATGAATTGCCAGAATCATTTCACATCAAACCGGATGCAGTTGGCAAAACATACAAAAAATTAGGCATCGAAACGGGACGTAGCAGCAAGGAACGCGGCGCTAAACTGACCCCGGAAATCATCGAAACGCTTTCAAGATACTTCCCAGTAGAAAAAGGTGTCATAGGCGTCACAGATGTCACTGGGGCTAATAAAAGTTCAGAATTTCAAGGTGATAACCAAGTGACATCTAAGGTGACACCTATTTTTCAGGTGTCATCAGGTGTCACTACTAAAAATGGTTATGAAAACAAGGACCTACAACAGGAATGA
- a CDS encoding plasmid mobilization protein, translated as MKNNEEKRTEFVNTRVTPSEKKILKLQAEAEDMSLGDYVREKLNRPRVRKTKAERQKVIHLARIGNNMNQIARWANTYKKNAEAAQVVLALLEIKEQLKCL; from the coding sequence ATGAAGAATAATGAAGAGAAACGCACCGAGTTCGTGAACACACGTGTCACTCCCTCGGAAAAGAAAATACTTAAGCTTCAGGCTGAAGCCGAAGACATGAGCCTAGGCGATTATGTGCGCGAAAAACTCAATCGCCCAAGAGTCAGGAAGACGAAAGCAGAAAGACAAAAAGTCATCCACTTGGCCCGCATCGGCAACAACATGAACCAAATAGCTCGCTGGGCAAATACTTATAAGAAAAATGCTGAAGCTGCACAGGTGGTTCTAGCTCTCCTCGAAATCAAGGAGCAGCTCAAATGCTTATGA